Within the Nitrospirota bacterium genome, the region CCGTACGGCTGCGGTTGAACATCTTCGCATGTATGCCGATGTGTTAGGCGTGACACTTGAGACTGCTCAGACCACGGCTGACGTGATGGATGGCATCCGCCGTCATCGCGAGGCGAATCTTATTCTCATCGATACCCCTGGGTTTGGCGTGAATGAGACGGCACGGCTGGCTCATCTTGGCGGGCTGAAAGACTCGTACGGCCCGATCGAGACACATCTCGTCCTCTCCGCCTGCACCAGGATGCAGGATCTCCGTCGCACGGTGGCGCGGTATGACGTCTGTGCGCCGACCCGGTTGCTCTTTACCAAGTTGGACGAGACAGCTGAATACGGAAATCTCTTCGAACTGGCCTACCAGACGACCTTGCCCCTCTCGTATTGGGGCATCGGTCAGCAAGTGCCGGAAGATCTCGAGCTGGCGCAACCGGGACGGTTGGCCGATCTGTTGCTCGAGCGTGGTTCTGCTCACGTCACATCACCAGGCCTCTCGTCACCCCGTGGATGCGACAGTCTCGCTTCCGTCGGCGGTACGACGCCACAACACGCGCAGTAGGGAGACTCCCGCATGAAGTATATGCTGAGCACAGAGGGCACCGCGAAACCGATGATCGACCGTGAAAGTTCATACACCCATGTGATTACGGTGACGAGTGGAAAGGGTGGGGTCGGGAAGACCAATATTGTGGCAAATCTTGCCGTGGCCTTGTCGCGAGCCGGCAAAGAAGTCCTAGTGCTGGATGCCGATTTAGGATTGGGTAATATCGATGTGCTTTTGGGGCTGGTGCCCCGCTATACGTTGGAACATGTGCTGGCCGGTTCCCACCACTTGTCCGATATCGTCATTCCCGGTCCCGCCGGCATCCAGGTGCTGCCGGCCAGCTCCGGCCTGCCGCAACTCACATCCTTAAGCGACGCGCAGCAACTGCTGCTGCAAAGCGAGCTGGAAGATGTGGCGAAAACGGTGGACGTGCTGTTGATCGATACCGGCGCAGGGATTTCTCCCAATGTGACCTATTTTGCCTCTGCGGCGCAGGAAACGGTCGTCGTCATTTCGCCGGAACCGACCTCCCTGACCGACGCCTATGCGCTCATCAAAGTTCTGTGGCGGCAGCATCGGGAACGCCGATTTAAAGTGTTGGTCAACATGGTGAAGAGTCAGCGCGACGCGACACAGACATTCCGGAAGCTCGATGCGGCCGCGGATCGTTTCCTGCATATCAATTTGGAGTACATGGGGTATATCCCGTTCGATGATTATCTGCCGATGGCGGTGCTTCAGCAGAAGGCGGTGACGGAATGCTTTCCTCATTCGCCCGCCAGCCGAGCGTTCGTCCAGCTTGCAGGGCAGATTGCTGAATGGCCTGTGCCTCAACTTCCGAAGAGTACCGTGCAGTTCTTGTGGCGCCAATTGATCCACACGGCCTAGAGGTAGGTCCATGGTGATACGAACACAGAAAGCATACTGATGATGAACAATATTGCGACACAACCAAGCCCAGCGGTCGGCCCCGCGCTCGAAGCGCAACGCGAACGGATCATTAAAGAGTTCGCGCATATCGTGAAAGCGATGGCCCATCGTCTGGCCTTCCGGCTGCCTGCCTATATGGATGCGGAAGACCTCGTGTCGGTCGGCGTCATTGGATTGATGGATGCGATGGACAAGTATGATCCCACTCGGGAGGCTAAGTTTAAAACCTATGCCGAGTTTCGCATTCGGGGGGCCATGCTGGATGAAATTCGTTCCATGGACTGGATCCCTCGCTCGGTGCATGAGCGGGTCTCGTTGTTACAACGCACGCATACCGAGTTGATGAACAGGCTTGGCCGGCCCCCGACGGATGAGGAAGTGGCGGCAGAATTAAAGATGACGCAAGCTGAACTCGACGAGTTTCTCTCGCGTGCTCGTGGCGCTGTCCTGGTGAGCCTGGACGACATTCAGGTCAACGAGCCGAACGGGCAGAAGATCCTCACGATGCTCGCCGACACGCACCAACCCGATGCCCTCGCGACGATTCTCGGTGAGCGGGAGCGGACGGCGGTGACGAATGCGATTCAGCAATTGCCGGAGAAGGAACGTCTCGTGCTCACGCTGTACTACTACGAAGAATTGACGATGAAGGAAATCGGCCGCATTCTAAAAGTCACGGAATCTCGCGTCTGTCAGATCCATACCAAAGCGGTCTTGCACCTCAAGGGAAGCCTGCACGTGCTGCAATGAGTGGCGGGATTCCGCTCCCCTGAGCCCGACGACAGGGACGTTCCTGCCGTGGCGGGGGCGTGGGGGAGCCGTGGAGCTCGTTTGGTGCTGCTGCTGCTCATTGTTCTGTATCCTTCGATCCTCAAGTCTTTCCTGCCATCAACCGAAACAGTCAGTGGTAATTCTCTCACATTGACTGGGTCCGGGAATTCGTGACGACCCGCATGACACATGAACTTGCATACATTGGATCTTTCTCTACGGCCGTGAATGCCATGATGTCAGGCGCGGGTGATGCCACGATGGCGCTGTCTCCTCTTCCAAGTCTCATCGGGCTCTGCCTGCTCTGTCTCCTGATCGTTGGAGGCCTGTGGTTCAGGGGGCTGCGGCCGCATGGATTTCGCCGAAGCGCGTCTAGGGACCGGGGCCCTGAGGTGGCGGCCTATGATTACGTGACAGGGCTACCCACCAGGCGATTATTCGAAACCTTACTCGAACAAGCGGTCGGGCGTGCTGCCAAAACCGGTCGCCCCCTCACGGTGCTCGTGGTGGAGCTGGAACATTTCCGGATGGTGGCAGAGAGTCAAGGCCAGGCCAATAGTAATGTGCTCGTGCGGGTGCAGGCTGCGAGGGTCAAGGGTGTGCTGCGCTCGATGGACACGGTTGCACGGCTGACGCCGGATCAATTCGCTGTGATCGCCGACAACCTCACGTCCCATCAAGAGGTTTCAGGGATTGTGGAGAAACTGCAGGCGACGGTCGGGTTACCGCTCACCTTGGACGGCCATGAGTTGTTCCTGACGTGCCGCATCGGCATCGCACGGTATCCGGATGATGCGACGGGACAGGAGGGCTTGATCGCACAGGCCCTGCAGGCCGTGAAGCATGCCAAGTCCCATGGGCAGGCCGTACGGTTTTCGTCGCCAGAGACCCATGCAAACGCTCATGAGCCTGCGCAAGCCGCGACCTCGTTCGCCGATCTTCTCCCGTAATCTTCCGAATTCCTGAGCGCCTCCCAATCTCAGAACAGGGTCTCCAGTACTCAGCACTCGAACCTCCCGGTACCTTCTTCTTGCCCTGTTCGACCAGCGATATTTTTCCTACTCAGGCAGCTTCTTCCTAGTTCGTTGTGTCCCTGCTCATTTTCCCCATTCGATCACCGGTCGAAAGCGAATGCCGGTGCGGCTCAGTTGCCCGCAGATCACAGCATTTTTATGTGGACGGTCCGGCTCTTTGTCGTGGCCTCGGCCTTGGCATGCATGTTGCGATATGGCTTGGCATCAACGTCACGCAAGGAGCATTAGCGATGAACCGAGCGATCTATCCCATTCTTTCCGGTGCCGTAGCACAAGAACGTCAGATGCAGGTGTTCGCCAATAATATGGCAAACGTCAATACGTCGGGATTCAAACAGGACGATCAGGGCTTTACCTCCGTCATGGGCAGGGTGCAGGTGTCCGGGTCGGCGTTGGCCAATCCGGCCGGGTTCGGCCAGCAAGTTGGTGTGCGGCCGGCTGGTTCAGCCGAGCGGGTATTTGTGAAGACCAATGCCGTGCATACCTCGTTTGAGCCCGGTCGGATCAGAATCACCGGTAATCCATTGGACATGGCGCTTACAGGAAAAGGGTTTTTCGAGGTGAAGACGCCTCAAGGGCTTCGCTATACCAGGGACGGTATGCTCTCTCTCGATGGACAGGGCCGGCTGGTGACCAATCTCGGGCATCCTGTGATGGGCACCAGAGGAGAAATCAAAGTGCCCTCGGGCAGCATTCAAGTCACGAAAGAGGGTGCGATCCATGTCGATGGCAAACCGGTCGCGACGATCAAGGTCATGGAGTTTCCTGACGACCATATGCCGGAGAAACATCTCGACGGATTTATGGATTCAGGAAACGGAAAAGTCATGAAGAACCCGGACATTCAAGGTGGGCATATCGAGGAGTCGAACGTCAGTTCGATCGGTGAGATGGTCAAGATGATCCAGGGTATGCGGAATTACGAATCGAGTCAAAAGCTGATTCAGACCATCGATCGCATGGCGGAAATCGCCATTCAAGACGTCGGGAAAGTGTTGTAATCGCAGTGATGAGTGAGGAGTGATCGGTGATGAGTACTGAGAGAAAGAACGATCTCCATCCCTTGCGCATCACCCATCACCCATCACCCATCACGGGGAGGTTTTTATGATTCGAGCCATGTGGACGGCAGCGACGGGAATGACCGCTCAGCAACTCAATGTGGATACGATCGCCCACAATCTGGCGAACGTCAATACCAATGCGTTCAAGCGTAGCCGGGCGGAGTTTTCAGACTTGATGTATCAAGCCACCCGGCTTCCTGGAACGAATGCCTCGAATATCGGAGTTTTCCCGGTCGGTATCCAGGTGGGCGGAGGCGTTCGTCCTGTCACTGTGGCCAAAGAATGGGTACAGGGCAACATGCGCCAGACCGGCAACGAGTTGGACCTTGCCATCGATGGGGCAGGATTTTTCCAGGTACAGCGTTCGGACGGCACGATCATGTATACCCGCAACGGGTCATTTAAACGGGACAACGTCGGAAATTTGGTGACGGGAGACGGAGATCTGCTCAATCCGGTCATCACCATTCCCTCCGGCGTCCTCAAGCTCGACATCGGCCAGGACGGGACCGTGTCGGTGCAGTTGCCCGGTGTGACGCAGGCCTCGCAGATCGGTCAGATCCAGCTCACCAAGTTCGATAACCCGTCTGGATTGGTGGCGATGGGAAACAATCTCTTTCTCGACAGCTTCGCGTCAGGCCCTCCACTCCAGGGAACTGGTGGATTCTCGACGGGATTCGGCACCGTGCAGCAGGGATTCCTGGAGAGCTCAAACGTCAACCTGGCGGAAGAAATGGTCAACATGATCATTGCGCAACGGAGCTATGAGATTAACTCGAAGACCATTCAGGCATCGGACGAAATGATGTCCATTGCGAACAACCTCAGACGGTAAGACGGTTCGCCTGTAACGGACAAAGGAGTGTGCCTATGACGCAACGAAATCTGTATATGCCCTTCGTGCTGCTGATCGGTATCCTCGCCGGTCCCTGCCCTGCGAATGCGGCTTCTAGCGATCGAGTGCCCATAGCCATGCGGGTGGCGCAAGGGCCCGAACTCCGCGCGATCAAGCTGGTTCCTGCTCCGGCCCCGGTCCTGCACCAGCTGCACCCCAACGATATTCAGCGCAGCATTCTGCGTTTTCTCGAACAGGAGATGGCAGGGCAGGTGCGCGCGGTCTCTGCCACGATGGTGGACCCGCAGGAATCGATCGATGTGCCGCCCGGCAGTATGGGCCTGATGATTACTCCCCACGGGCTTGACGAGGGCCTCGGACGCCGGACCTTTCATGTCCAGATCAATGCGAACGGCAGGTCTTGGCAGACCATCGATGCCACGGCCGACATCAGCGCCTCCGTCGATGCCGTCGTACCGGTCAGGGTGATCAAAGCCGAGGATCTGATCGAAGCGGAAGACCTTACGATTCAACGCATCAAGCTGCGAGAGCTGAACCATCAGTTGGCGACTAACATCAATGATGTCATCGGGAAAAGCGCAGCACGCGCGCTGCAGGCCAACATGCCGATTCGCCTGACGATGATTAAGAAGCCGTATGCCGTTCGCAAAGGCGATCGTGTGGCGATTGAGGCTAAACATGGAGGGCTCTCGATTCAAGCGTCCGGCGTGACGAAGTCGAGCGGAGAGCTCGGCCAGTCCATTACGGTGGCGAACCTCGATTCAGGCAAAGAATTGCGCGCAAAGATCGTGGCGCCGGGAGTCGTACGCGTTGAGTATTAATCACTGGCATAGGTCGATCCGGCTGGTGCTGGCGCTGAGCGTTGCGCTCGTCAACGGCGGGTGCTACTGGCACAACTCGCCCAATGTCGCCAAGAAACTGACGGTGGCTGCGTTGCCTCCTCCTAAAACCGTCGGCTCGCTTTGGCAGGAGGAGAATGGGCGCGCGTACCTGTACGAAGACCTAAGGGCCATGAGGGTCGGCGATATTCTGACCATCAAGATTGTGGAGAAACATGCAGGGTCCAAGTCGGCCGACACGAAGGCGGAACGGGAATCGACCTTGAATAATTCGTTAAGTGGCAGCGGTATCGGGTACATCGGTATCCCCGGAGTCCGGCTCGGCGGTGAGACGATGCGGGGACTGGGGGTCGATGCCAGCGCCAAGAGCAAGTTTGGAGGGAAGGGCGCGACCAGCCGCGCCGATACCTTGACCGGGACGATTTCCACGATTGTGACCGAGGTCCTTCCGAACGGGGACCTCCGCATCGAAGGCAAGAGGGAAGTGACCGTCAACAGCGAGACGCAGCTGATGTCGATCAGCGGGATCGTCCGGCGCGTGGACGTCGATACGAAGAACACGGTGCTGTCGAGTGCCATCGCCGACGCGAAGATCGAATATTCCGGCCTGGGTGTCGTGGATGATGTGCAGCGGCCAGGCTGGCTGGTTCGGGTGTTGGATTGGGTCTATCCATTCTGAGTTACGGAGGTGAGGATCATGGGACGCACCGTACGGCGAACGGCGGGTATTTCGTGGGAACAGCGGCATCGCCAGGCCGTGACGGACTCTCTCAAGATGATGGTTCTCAGCGGGGTCGTCCGCCGGGCCGATCTTGACCCTCCGGTGCTTCATGAGCATTCGGCAAAAATCGGCATCGATCCCTACGGAGGGGCGCTGGACCTCGATGACGAAATCGAGGAGCCAGGCTGGTTGGCGAGAATATTTTTGAGTCGGGAGTATTTGTTGCGGCGCTTCCATTGACGGTGAACATTGCACAGGACATGACCATGATGATGAAACGCTCTATCGGTGCCTCACTGCTCGCTGCGCTGCTCGTGGCGACGCCGGCTTGGGCCGTCCGGATTAAAGACGTCGGTTCGTTTGAAGGTGTTCGTGAAAACCAGTTGATCGGGTACGGGCTCGTGGTCGGTCTGGATCGTACCGGCGATCAGGTCATCGGCGGTCAGTTTACCATTCAAGCCATGATGTCGATGTTGAATAAGATGGGTGTGAACCTCGTGATCGATCCGATCCAATTGCTGACGCGCAATATCGCGTCGGTCATGGTGACAGCCAAGCTGCCGCCTTTTGCCAAGCCAGGCTTGACGATTGACGTACTCGTGTCTTCGATGGCCAATGCGAAGAGCCTGCAAGGCGGCACGCTGTTGCTCACTCCGCTGAAAGCGGCGAACCAGCAAGTCTATGCCGTGGCGCAGGGGCCGGTGTCGATCGGAGGATTTTTAGGAGGGACGGGTGGCGGAGGCGGGTCGACCGTGACCAAGAACCATCAATCTGCCGGGATGGTGCCTGGTGGAGCCATCATCGAGAAGGAGGCGGTGGTCGACGTGGAATCGTGGGAAACCGTGTCGGTGCTCCTGCGTCAGCCTGATTTTACGACGGCGATTCGGACGACCGAGGCCATCGATGGCGTCTTCGGCAAGGGGAGTGCCACTGCCGTCAATGCCGGCCTGGTTCGGGCGACCATCCCGGCAAATTTTCGAGGACGAGTCGTGGAGTATATCGCCACGATCGAAGGGTTGGACGTCGCGGTTGATTTGTCGGCCCGAGTGGTGGTGAACGAACGAACCGGCACGGTGGTGCTTGGCGAGCATGTGCGGATCTCCACCTGTGCCATCTCCCACGGCAATCTCACGATCTCAGTGAAGAATACGCTCAATGTGTCGCAGCCTCCCGCTCCGTTGATTGGGTCCACGACCGCGCAGGCGACGGTGACCCCCGATGTTCAGACGGAAGTGAAAGAGCAGGAGTCTCGGTTGGTGGTGGTTGATGAGACCGTGACACTCGGAGAGGTCGTGCGGGCGTTG harbors:
- a CDS encoding MinD/ParA family protein; the protein is MKYMLSTEGTAKPMIDRESSYTHVITVTSGKGGVGKTNIVANLAVALSRAGKEVLVLDADLGLGNIDVLLGLVPRYTLEHVLAGSHHLSDIVIPGPAGIQVLPASSGLPQLTSLSDAQQLLLQSELEDVAKTVDVLLIDTGAGISPNVTYFASAAQETVVVISPEPTSLTDAYALIKVLWRQHRERRFKVLVNMVKSQRDATQTFRKLDAAADRFLHINLEYMGYIPFDDYLPMAVLQQKAVTECFPHSPASRAFVQLAGQIAEWPVPQLPKSTVQFLWRQLIHTA
- a CDS encoding FliA/WhiG family RNA polymerase sigma factor, encoding MMNNIATQPSPAVGPALEAQRERIIKEFAHIVKAMAHRLAFRLPAYMDAEDLVSVGVIGLMDAMDKYDPTREAKFKTYAEFRIRGAMLDEIRSMDWIPRSVHERVSLLQRTHTELMNRLGRPPTDEEVAAELKMTQAELDEFLSRARGAVLVSLDDIQVNEPNGQKILTMLADTHQPDALATILGERERTAVTNAIQQLPEKERLVLTLYYYEELTMKEIGRILKVTESRVCQIHTKAVLHLKGSLHVLQ
- a CDS encoding GGDEF domain-containing protein; protein product: MTHELAYIGSFSTAVNAMMSGAGDATMALSPLPSLIGLCLLCLLIVGGLWFRGLRPHGFRRSASRDRGPEVAAYDYVTGLPTRRLFETLLEQAVGRAAKTGRPLTVLVVELEHFRMVAESQGQANSNVLVRVQAARVKGVLRSMDTVARLTPDQFAVIADNLTSHQEVSGIVEKLQATVGLPLTLDGHELFLTCRIGIARYPDDATGQEGLIAQALQAVKHAKSHGQAVRFSSPETHANAHEPAQAATSFADLLP
- a CDS encoding flagellar hook-basal body protein — translated: MNRAIYPILSGAVAQERQMQVFANNMANVNTSGFKQDDQGFTSVMGRVQVSGSALANPAGFGQQVGVRPAGSAERVFVKTNAVHTSFEPGRIRITGNPLDMALTGKGFFEVKTPQGLRYTRDGMLSLDGQGRLVTNLGHPVMGTRGEIKVPSGSIQVTKEGAIHVDGKPVATIKVMEFPDDHMPEKHLDGFMDSGNGKVMKNPDIQGGHIEESNVSSIGEMVKMIQGMRNYESSQKLIQTIDRMAEIAIQDVGKVL
- the flgG gene encoding flagellar basal-body rod protein FlgG; translated protein: MIRAMWTAATGMTAQQLNVDTIAHNLANVNTNAFKRSRAEFSDLMYQATRLPGTNASNIGVFPVGIQVGGGVRPVTVAKEWVQGNMRQTGNELDLAIDGAGFFQVQRSDGTIMYTRNGSFKRDNVGNLVTGDGDLLNPVITIPSGVLKLDIGQDGTVSVQLPGVTQASQIGQIQLTKFDNPSGLVAMGNNLFLDSFASGPPLQGTGGFSTGFGTVQQGFLESSNVNLAEEMVNMIIAQRSYEINSKTIQASDEMMSIANNLRR
- the flgA gene encoding flagellar basal body P-ring formation chaperone FlgA translates to MTQRNLYMPFVLLIGILAGPCPANAASSDRVPIAMRVAQGPELRAIKLVPAPAPVLHQLHPNDIQRSILRFLEQEMAGQVRAVSATMVDPQESIDVPPGSMGLMITPHGLDEGLGRRTFHVQINANGRSWQTIDATADISASVDAVVPVRVIKAEDLIEAEDLTIQRIKLRELNHQLATNINDVIGKSAARALQANMPIRLTMIKKPYAVRKGDRVAIEAKHGGLSIQASGVTKSSGELGQSITVANLDSGKELRAKIVAPGVVRVEY
- a CDS encoding flagellar basal body L-ring protein FlgH, which produces MSINHWHRSIRLVLALSVALVNGGCYWHNSPNVAKKLTVAALPPPKTVGSLWQEENGRAYLYEDLRAMRVGDILTIKIVEKHAGSKSADTKAERESTLNNSLSGSGIGYIGIPGVRLGGETMRGLGVDASAKSKFGGKGATSRADTLTGTISTIVTEVLPNGDLRIEGKREVTVNSETQLMSISGIVRRVDVDTKNTVLSSAIADAKIEYSGLGVVDDVQRPGWLVRVLDWVYPF
- a CDS encoding flagellar basal body P-ring protein FlgI; translation: MMKRSIGASLLAALLVATPAWAVRIKDVGSFEGVRENQLIGYGLVVGLDRTGDQVIGGQFTIQAMMSMLNKMGVNLVIDPIQLLTRNIASVMVTAKLPPFAKPGLTIDVLVSSMANAKSLQGGTLLLTPLKAANQQVYAVAQGPVSIGGFLGGTGGGGGSTVTKNHQSAGMVPGGAIIEKEAVVDVESWETVSVLLRQPDFTTAIRTTEAIDGVFGKGSATAVNAGLVRATIPANFRGRVVEYIATIEGLDVAVDLSARVVVNERTGTVVLGEHVRISTCAISHGNLTISVKNTLNVSQPPAPLIGSTTAQATVTPDVQTEVKEQESRLVVVDETVTLGEVVRALNAVGVTPRDLVAILSALRSAGALQANLDII